AAACCGAGATGGGGAAAATCGCTAAACTGATAAAAGAGACAGAGAAAGCTGAAATCCCCATCAAACGGCGAATCACCGACCTCACTAAAAAACTAGGGTTGCTTGCCTTATTTGCAAGCAGCCTAACATTAGCCCTCGGCCTTCTTCGCGGATTTGAATTCTACGAGGTTTTTCTCTTCGCATTGGCCTCTGCGGTTTCAGCCATCCCCGAAGGATTACCAGCGGTGATGACAATAACATTAGCGGTCGGTGTGAATAGGATGGCCAAGCGTAATGCCATTATCAGAAAACTTCAGGCAGTTGACACATTAGGCTCGGCTACTGTAATATGCACCGATAAGACGGGAACTCTTACAACTAATCAGATGACTGTGAAGAAAATCTTAGTGAACAATAGAATGGTTGAGGTTACTGGAGCTGGCTTCACTCCTGTAGGACAGTTCATTGTTGAGGGCAATCCGGTAGATGCTTTAAAGGACGAATCGCTCAGACAGTTCCTCGCGGCCGCTACTCTCTGCACCGATGCCCGGCTCAGACGCCGCGAAGTGAAAGAGGGATATCGATGGGAGATCGCGGGGGACCCGACCGAGGGAGCATTGGTCGTCGCTGCAGAAAAGGCCAGGCTCCACAAGGATGAGTTAGAGGAGAAGCTCCCACGCATCGATGAGATCCCATTTGACCCGAAGCAAAGGTACATGGCCACATTTCACATCGGTGAATCAAAAAAACTGAAAGCCTATGTTAAGGGTGCGCCTGAGACCATCATCAGAATGTGTCATAAGATTTTGGAAGACGGTAAGATAGAAAATCTGGTGCAACGTGAAAAAGAAAAGATATTAACCATTAGCACACAGATGGCGAGCGAAGGGCTACGGGTGCTTGCCATAGCCTTCCAAGAGATAGAAAAAGATAAACTTGTTAACTTTAAGGCAGGGATGCAGACACACCGAGCGAAGCTAGTTTTTGTTGGCCTTGCAGGGATAACTGACCCTCCACGTCCCGAAGCAAAGTCAGCTGTGCAACTTTGTAAAAGGGCAGGAATCAAAGTTGTCATGATAACAGGTGATCATAAACTCACCGCAGAGGCCATAGCAAAAGAGATTGGAATTTACAAGATAGGTTCACAGATTCTTACAGGCTCAGATATCGATAATTTTAGCGATGATCAATTAGATGCTGTCGTTGATGAAACCTCAGTCTTCGCCCGGATGTCCCCGACTCATAAGCACAGGGTCGTGGAATCCTTCAGACGGAGAGGCCACATCGTTGCTGTGACTGGTGATGGAGTCAACGACGCGCCAGCTTTGAAAGCCGCAGAAATCGGTATTGCGATGGGCGTCTCAGGAACCGATGTTACCAAAGAGACCGCGGATATGGTATTGGCCGATGACAATTTCGCAAGCATCGTCAACGCGGTTGAAGAAGGACGGGTAATGTTTGAGAACGTAAGGAAGGTCGTAAAATATTTGATTACCACCAATGTTGGGGAGATCCTCACACTACTGACAGCTCTCACCCTTCTCTCAAACGCTCCTCTCATCTTTACACCTGTTCAAATCTTATGGGTTAACCTAGTAACTGATGGGTTGCTTGACGTGACTTTAGCGTTGGAGCCAAAAGAAGAAGATGTTATGGATCAACCTCCCAGAAAAGCTGAGGAGAAAGTGATCAATCGAGACATCATGTTGAGCACCATATATGTGGCTGCGATTATGGCGACCGGAACGCTGTGGGTGTTCATAAAAGAGTGGAATGGAGGAAGCATCGTAAGAGCGCAAACCCTAGGATTCACCACGATGGCCATGTTTCAAGTCTACAACTCATTAAACTGTAGATCAAGAAACAAATCAATTTTTAAACTTGGACTATTTACCAACAAGTATCTATTAGGCGCAATAGCTGCTTCAGTTATGCTGCAAATATCAGCAACCATCTTCCCCTTCTTTCAAACAGCGCTGGGCACTATTCGACTGTCCGTTGGAGACTGGTTAACTATAGCTACTGTTTCAAGTTTGGTATTTGTCGGTGACGAGTTGAGGAAATTTGTTAGAAGCAGAATAAAAAAGCATGTAGATTGGATCAAAGACGGTTGAAATCTAAAAGATATGTCTACTCACCTCAAGCCTTCGAGACTGGTTTATGTCAGAGATTGCGTCCTAGATGGTTTACGTTAGAGATAAAGCTTCAATAAGATAAAGGGACGATTTAAGAGATATCGAGCTAGGTCCATACGCATGTCGGGCTCCGCTCCCTCCAAGATCGATTTCCGAACCCAAATCCGACATCTTTACGTTGCCATGTCTTGAGTTTCCTCAAGCTGTGAGTGGAGAGCAATTGGTCCTAAGCAAATATTCCACGACGACCATTCAGAAGGATGTAGAGAACGCCGAGCATAGCGCTCCGATAGGCACCATGGGCATACCAGGCGTTCCTAAAGGCTTCTGCAGTAATTAGAAGTTCAACGATTCTCCGTAAATCATCTATTGAATCTTCTAAAGTGTAGCCATAAACTTAAAAAGCAGAAATGTCTAAGGAAGTTTTGAAACACTCTAAAAGTTATCAAAAGTGAACAAGGTGATCAGATTGTCAGCTTTCATAAGAAGTGTATACTACTTCAAAAGACCGGGACCTTCAAATACTAGATTAGTCATCGAGGCGGTGAAGAAGAGGCTCGAATCTGGCGATGTAAGGCTAATCGTGGTTCCCGTCACTACAGGCAAGACTCTGGAAATGTTCACTCAGGAATTAAGTGAAGATGTAGAAATAAAGGCGGTTTCTGAAGATGAAACACTCGTCGCGTGCAGAAGTACAGCTTATTTGGATAAAGGATTGCTCGGCACTCTTATCCGAAGCCGTATAGATGAAGGCTTAGGAATTATCGATAGAAAATCTCGAAGAGAGATTTTCGACATAACCTTCCTACCTTTCTGCGGGGAAAAATGGGAAGCGTTGCGCGAAGTCCTCTATGCCTTTGGTCAGGGGATGAAAGTGGCTATCGAAATTTCAGTCGCCGCTGTAGAAGTGGGCAAAGTAAAACCGTACACCAAGGTCATCTCTATTGGAGGGATGGAGGAGGGGGCAGACACCGCGATAGTAGTCAAAACGTCACCACAGAGGGAAGCTTTCGGAGGAGTGCCCGAAAAGAGGCTCTACGTCCATGAGATAATAGCTATGCCTGTAGAGAAATGGGCTATATGAACGGAGATTGGATGATCACCTCTTTATGCCTGTAATCAATCTACTCCAAACGTACGACGCATGTTATGAACCTTAAGAACAGGATAGGAAGATAATTTTTGTAGTTAACATTTATGGGGTATATCAGCATGAAAACATTTGTGGTATTTTGGGAAATTCTGTTGCTTCTTGCTTCTGTCTTAGTTTTTAGAAGTATATGGTTGTTCCTTGATGATCTGATCGGGGTGAATCAGCGGGGATTGTGGGTGTCGCTGGTTTTAGGGGTGACAGCTGCTTCGATATCACTCTACGTTCTAAATAAATACACAAAAGAATGATCGTACTCTCTACATAAGATAACAGACATGTCTATTCGAATCCCGTTTTGTATTTGAGGTCAGCAAGTGTTTAAATGAACCCATTTATCGTTCCTCCTAGGTGGCCGATGTAAGCTGCTAGAACCGACATACCAGACCTTCGGATTCGAAGAAGCGATTGGAAGACTTGCCGTGCGAATGGCTTTTGGCGTTCCTCTAGAAAGCATGGAGGCCCAAGCATACAATATAAACCGCGCCCCGGCAACCTAGGCCTAGACTCTCTTACCCTTCTTTTATGCCAGAATGGTGCATATTAACCACCCCTAAGTTGGAGATGACCGCAGCCCAGAAGGATTTGATGGAAAACAAACATCTTAAAGCTATGACTTACATATCATAGAGAGTAATGCGCCACAGAAGCGCGTAGCCAAATGACATGCTAATTAACCTATTAAAAGAGATGATTAACATGAATTTAGCGGAAGGGATTAAATGCCTCAAGGAGGAGAAGAAGGCTATCCTCCTCGTACACAACTATCAGCGGCCAGAGATCTACGAAGTCGCGGACTTCATCGGCGACTCCCTAGAGCTTAGCAGAAGAAGCGCCGAGACAGACGCCGAGATGATCGTGTTCTGCGGAGTAGACTTTATGGCGGAAACCGCCCACATACTCAACCCCCAGAAGACCGTGTTACTCCCCATCCTACAGGCCCGCTGCCCCATGGCGGCCATGGCCGACGCCGAAGGCGTAAAGAGGATGAAACAGAGTCATCCAGACGCCGCCGTGGTGAGCTACGTCAACACGTCAGCGGAGGTAAAAGCCGAGTCGGACATATGCTGCACAAGCGCGAACGCTGTAGAAGTCGTCAACTCCCTGGACCAGGATGAGGTTATCTTCGTCCCCGATGAGAACCTAGCGCTCTACGTGCAAAGATACTCTAAGAAGCGCATCATCCCGTGGAGGGGCTGGTGCTACGTCCACACCCAGTTCTCAGCTAAAGAGTTAAATGAGGCACGGCTGAAACATCCAAACGCCGAGGTCATCGTACACCCTGAGTGCAAACCTGAAGTCATAGACCTAGCGGACCATGTCTGCAGCACAAGCCAAATGGTCAAGAGGGTTGCGGTAAGCCATAAAACAGAGTTCATCATCGGAACCGAGGTGGGGATGATAGAGCGGCTTAAGATGCTGTATCCGAGCAAGACATTCTACTCAGCTCCTCCCAGATCAACCTGCGTCCAGATGAAGAAGATCACCCTAAGGTCGATTCTCAAGGCTTTGGAGACGGAACGGCATAAGGTGCAAGTTCCCGAGGAAATAAGGTTTAGGGCTAAGAAGGCGCTGGACAGGATGTTAGAGATTTGAAAACGGATTTCCTAGTGATTGGAAGCGGAATCGCAGGCCTCAGCTTCGCTTTAAAAGCCTCTAAACACGGTAGGATAATGGTGCTCACCAAGAAGAGCGCCCCTGAGTCGAACACGAACTACGCTCAGGGAGGAATCGCCGCCGCCATCGGAGAGGACGACAGCCCTCGACTCCACTTTCAGGACACGGTCAGGGTAGGATGCGGCCTATGCGACGAGGCGGCGGTGGAGATTCTCGTCGAAAACGCACCCATGGTAATAGAGGAGTTGCAGTCACTTGGAGTAGAGTTCGACAAGGACAAGCAGGGAAGGCTCCTCCTAAGCAGGGAGGCCGGCCACAGCAGAAACAGGACAGTCTACATAGGCGACGCGACCGGGAGGGGGATTGAAAAGGCGCTCCTCCACCAGGTGCGGCGGATAGGGAAGGACATCAGCCTCCTTGAAGGATGCATCGCCATCGACCTAATCGTCGAGGATGGAAGATGCTGGGGTGCCAGAGCCCTAGACGTAGATGGGAAGCGCGTATTCGAAATCTATTCCAAGGTCACGGTCCTAGCCACGGGTGGAATAGGCCAAATCTACCGCATGACCTCGAACCCAGCCGTCGCCACGGGCGACGGCATCGCCATGGCCCACCGAGCTGGAGCCTCGGTCAAGGACATGGAGTTCATTCAGTTTCACCCCACCGCCTTCTACAAAGGGGGAAGAGCCCTCTTCCTGATATCCGAGACCCTACGAGGCGAGGGAGGCGTCCTCCGAAACTGGCGAGGAGAGGCGTTCATGAAAAACTACCACAAGGATGGGGATCTAGCGCCCCGGGACGTCGCCGCCCGATCAGTCTACCTGGAGCTTAAGAAAGGCCCAGTCTACCTAGACGTAAGGCACATGGGGGATGCCTTCATCAAGAAACGGTTCCCCAACATCTACAGGAGATGCCTCCGCCAAGGCGTCGACATCACTAAAGACCTCATACCCATAACCCCCGCCGCCCACTACCTCTGCGGAGGCGTTAAAACGAACACGTACGGTGAAACCGACATTAAAGGGCTATTCGCCTTCGGCGAATGCGCATGCACAGGGGTCCATGGGGCCAACAGGCTGGCGGGCAACTCCCTCCTGGAGTCGATCGTCTTCAGCTTCAGGGCTGAAGAAAAAGTCACAGACTACCTTGAAGATATACCGAGGCAGACTCACGCCCCAGCGTACCCCAGGAGGATCGCGAAACGCTCTATGAAAGCCATCCCGGTCAGGCGGGAGCTTCAGAGTACGATGTGGGACTACGTGGGGATCGTCAGAACAAGGGAGGGGCTTGAACACGCTTTGGAAGAGCTTGACCGCCTGGAGGCTGAAGCGGCCGAGCTGCAGCGAAGCACCATTAGCCCAACCCTCATAGAGCTGGGAAACATGATAGCAGTGTCAAGGCTAACCGTCCAGGCCGCCCTCGACAGGAAGGAAAGTGTCGGAACACACTACGTTCTCCGGTAGCCTTTTCAACCCATACGCCTTTAGAAAGGACGAAGATTAACGGTAAAAGCGGATCGATGAGGGGAGAGATGTGGAGACTGAGAAGCTAATATTGGCGGCCTTGGAAGAGGATCGCTGCGATGAAGACGTTACCACGAACGCCATAATACCTCGGGGCCTGCGGATAAGAGGAGCCATATACGTGAAGGCGGAGGGCGTGGTCGCGGGGATAGAAGTCGCCCAGAAGGTCTTTCTTCACGGAGGCTCAGCCGTCACCTTCACCCCACTCGTCAAGGACGGCGACCACGTCACCCCAGGCCAGAAGATCGCTGAGATAAGCGGCGACGCCCACACAATCCTCTCCCGGGAGAGGGTGGCGCTGAACTTTCTCCAACACCTATCAGGAGTAGCCACCGCCACCAGAGAATACGTTAAGCGGGCAGGAGGCGTCAAGATACTGGATACGAGGAAGACAACCCCCGGCCTCCGCGACTTGGAGAAGGCCGCAGTGAGGGCGGGCGGAGGACATAACCATAGGTTAAGCCTCGCCGAGATGGTTCTCATCAAAGACAACCACTTGGCGATCATAGGAAGCATACCCGAGGCGGTCATGCACGCTAGGAGGCGAACTCGTCTGAAGGTTGAAGTTGAGGCCAAGACGCTCAGCGAGGTGATGGAAGCCCTCAAAGCCAAGCCGGATCGAATAATGCTGGACAACATGAGCCTAGTTGAGATGAGGAAGGCCATAGAAGCGATCCGCTCCTCCGGTTTACAGGTAGAGATCGAAGTCTCAGGCGGGGTAACCCTAGACACCGTAAACCAGATCGCAGAGCTGGGGCCAGACTACATCTCTGTAGGGTCTCTAACCCACTCGGCGAAAGCCCTGGACATGAGCCTCGAGGTTGAGTAACCGACCCATCGAAAAGATATCCGAGCTTTATGATGGTTAGCCTCATAAGTCTGTTAATTTGCTGATGATTTACGCAGCCTCAGAGGTTCAACCTCCATAGATAGAAGTTTAACGTAGCTGCGATCGTAACCCATGCGAGATAAGGGATAAGCAACATGGAGGAAAGCTTACTTATCTTGGAAAATACCAACATGGTGAGAAGTATCATGATCCATAGAAGGACGATCTCTACGAACCCGTAAAAGGGGTTGCGTAAGCCGAAGAACAAATATGACCAAATTCCGTTCAAAGCCAATTGAACGGCGAAGATGGTTAAGGCAGGAATTATCTTCCCCCTCTCTCCTCC
Above is a window of Candidatus Bathyarchaeia archaeon DNA encoding:
- the nadC gene encoding carboxylating nicotinate-nucleotide diphosphorylase; protein product: METEKLILAALEEDRCDEDVTTNAIIPRGLRIRGAIYVKAEGVVAGIEVAQKVFLHGGSAVTFTPLVKDGDHVTPGQKIAEISGDAHTILSRERVALNFLQHLSGVATATREYVKRAGGVKILDTRKTTPGLRDLEKAAVRAGGGHNHRLSLAEMVLIKDNHLAIIGSIPEAVMHARRRTRLKVEVEAKTLSEVMEALKAKPDRIMLDNMSLVEMRKAIEAIRSSGLQVEIEVSGGVTLDTVNQIAELGPDYISVGSLTHSAKALDMSLEVE
- a CDS encoding HAD-IC family P-type ATPase; its protein translation is MVKEKIWHARNILEIFRELETNEKGLTSAEAEKRLQKYGPNELEEEKPITKLALLAAQLRSPLIAVLVIAASISLLLGKMIDMIVVVAVIVFNTSIGFFQEYKAEAALRALKSMAAPEAEVIRDCPEEGACIEMRIKTREIVPGDIILLDSGDKIPADARILEAVNLEIDESMLTGESTPVRKVAETLAEDLPVAERINMAFAGTIVTRGRGKAVVVETGMETEMGKIAKLIKETEKAEIPIKRRITDLTKKLGLLALFASSLTLALGLLRGFEFYEVFLFALASAVSAIPEGLPAVMTITLAVGVNRMAKRNAIIRKLQAVDTLGSATVICTDKTGTLTTNQMTVKKILVNNRMVEVTGAGFTPVGQFIVEGNPVDALKDESLRQFLAAATLCTDARLRRREVKEGYRWEIAGDPTEGALVVAAEKARLHKDELEEKLPRIDEIPFDPKQRYMATFHIGESKKLKAYVKGAPETIIRMCHKILEDGKIENLVQREKEKILTISTQMASEGLRVLAIAFQEIEKDKLVNFKAGMQTHRAKLVFVGLAGITDPPRPEAKSAVQLCKRAGIKVVMITGDHKLTAEAIAKEIGIYKIGSQILTGSDIDNFSDDQLDAVVDETSVFARMSPTHKHRVVESFRRRGHIVAVTGDGVNDAPALKAAEIGIAMGVSGTDVTKETADMVLADDNFASIVNAVEEGRVMFENVRKVVKYLITTNVGEILTLLTALTLLSNAPLIFTPVQILWVNLVTDGLLDVTLALEPKEEDVMDQPPRKAEEKVINRDIMLSTIYVAAIMATGTLWVFIKEWNGGSIVRAQTLGFTTMAMFQVYNSLNCRSRNKSIFKLGLFTNKYLLGAIAASVMLQISATIFPFFQTALGTIRLSVGDWLTIATVSSLVFVGDELRKFVRSRIKKHVDWIKDG
- a CDS encoding TspO/MBR family protein, which gives rise to MVKFIFSIMLCQIVGGVGAIFTSSSVSTWYPNLTKPAFTPPGWVFAPVWTILYLLMGLSLFLILVRGGERGKIIPALTIFAVQLALNGIWSYLFFGLRNPFYGFVEIVLLWIMILLTMLVFSKISKLSSMLLIPYLAWVTIAATLNFYLWRLNL
- the nadB gene encoding L-aspartate oxidase — protein: MKTDFLVIGSGIAGLSFALKASKHGRIMVLTKKSAPESNTNYAQGGIAAAIGEDDSPRLHFQDTVRVGCGLCDEAAVEILVENAPMVIEELQSLGVEFDKDKQGRLLLSREAGHSRNRTVYIGDATGRGIEKALLHQVRRIGKDISLLEGCIAIDLIVEDGRCWGARALDVDGKRVFEIYSKVTVLATGGIGQIYRMTSNPAVATGDGIAMAHRAGASVKDMEFIQFHPTAFYKGGRALFLISETLRGEGGVLRNWRGEAFMKNYHKDGDLAPRDVAARSVYLELKKGPVYLDVRHMGDAFIKKRFPNIYRRCLRQGVDITKDLIPITPAAHYLCGGVKTNTYGETDIKGLFAFGECACTGVHGANRLAGNSLLESIVFSFRAEEKVTDYLEDIPRQTHAPAYPRRIAKRSMKAIPVRRELQSTMWDYVGIVRTREGLEHALEELDRLEAEAAELQRSTISPTLIELGNMIAVSRLTVQAALDRKESVGTHYVLR
- the nadA gene encoding quinolinate synthase NadA: MNLAEGIKCLKEEKKAILLVHNYQRPEIYEVADFIGDSLELSRRSAETDAEMIVFCGVDFMAETAHILNPQKTVLLPILQARCPMAAMADAEGVKRMKQSHPDAAVVSYVNTSAEVKAESDICCTSANAVEVVNSLDQDEVIFVPDENLALYVQRYSKKRIIPWRGWCYVHTQFSAKELNEARLKHPNAEVIVHPECKPEVIDLADHVCSTSQMVKRVAVSHKTEFIIGTEVGMIERLKMLYPSKTFYSAPPRSTCVQMKKITLRSILKALETERHKVQVPEEIRFRAKKALDRMLEI